Proteins encoded within one genomic window of Nonomuraea gerenzanensis:
- a CDS encoding DNA polymerase ligase N-terminal domain-containing protein: protein MSDKLSKYRSKRDPKRTPEPVPDAPSPSPGGNAFVIQEHHARSLHWDLRLERDGVLVSWAVPKGLPADPDTNHLAVHTEDHPMEYLTFHGEIPQGEYGGGTMTIWDTGTYETEKWLDREVKVVLRGERASGRFVLFQTRGKNWMIHRMGAAVRDPFPSVAPMLPSPRARLPKDVCAYAFEFAWGGRRLLVPIDGGRTDAAREHPWLRGLAESFGSRTAVLDGEVVTLGGAEILLCYDLLYDDGRSLLDEPYTARRAALEALELTGARWQTAPSWPGEAGAVRQAAREQGLPGVVGKRLDSPYEPGPSKWWLFVES, encoded by the coding sequence GTGTCCGACAAACTCTCGAAATACCGGAGCAAACGCGACCCGAAACGCACCCCAGAGCCCGTCCCCGACGCCCCCTCCCCCTCCCCCGGCGGCAACGCCTTCGTCATCCAGGAGCACCACGCCCGCTCCCTGCACTGGGACCTGCGCCTGGAACGCGACGGCGTGCTCGTCTCCTGGGCGGTCCCCAAGGGCCTGCCGGCCGACCCCGACACCAACCACCTGGCCGTGCACACCGAGGACCATCCGATGGAGTACCTCACCTTCCACGGCGAGATCCCCCAGGGCGAGTACGGCGGCGGCACCATGACCATCTGGGACACCGGCACCTACGAGACGGAGAAGTGGTTGGACCGCGAGGTCAAGGTCGTCCTGCGCGGCGAGCGGGCCAGCGGCCGGTTCGTGCTGTTCCAGACCAGGGGCAAGAACTGGATGATCCACCGGATGGGCGCCGCGGTCCGCGACCCGTTCCCGTCCGTGGCGCCCATGCTGCCGTCGCCGCGCGCCCGGCTCCCCAAGGACGTCTGCGCGTACGCCTTCGAGTTCGCCTGGGGCGGCCGGAGGCTGCTGGTGCCCATCGACGGCGGCCGCACGGACGCGGCCCGCGAGCATCCGTGGCTGCGCGGGCTCGCGGAGTCGTTCGGCAGCCGCACGGCGGTGCTCGACGGGGAGGTGGTCACGCTCGGCGGGGCGGAGATCCTCCTCTGCTACGACCTGCTGTACGACGACGGGCGCTCGCTGCTGGACGAGCCCTACACGGCGCGGCGGGCCGCCCTGGAGGCGCTGGAGCTGACCGGCGCCCGCTGGCAGACCGCGCCGTCCTGGCCCGGCGAGGCGGGCGCGGTCCGGCAGGCGGCCCGCGAGCAGGGGCTGCCCGGGGTGGTGGGCAAGCGGCTGGACTCGCCGTACGAGCCGGGGCCGTCGAAGTGGTGGCTGTTCGTCGAGTCCTGA